The Dioscorea cayenensis subsp. rotundata cultivar TDr96_F1 chromosome 16, TDr96_F1_v2_PseudoChromosome.rev07_lg8_w22 25.fasta, whole genome shotgun sequence sequence GACATGGATGGGTTTGAGCTTGCACTACAGTTTGGGATATCAGTACTTGTCGTTGCCTGCCCATGTGCTCTAGGTTTAGCCACCCCTACTGCTGTCATGGTTGCCACTGGGAAAGGAGCTTCTCAAGGGGTCCTTATCAAGGGTGGAAATGCCCTTGAAAATGCGCACAAGGCAAGTAAATGGGAGTTTTGGCCGCTATTTCAATTTGCTGATGGTATCTTATAACGAGACActtatattacttgttttgtAATGCAGGTAAAAGCTGTTATCTTCGATAAAACTGGAACACTGACAGTTGGAAAACCTGCTGTAGTTAACACAATGGTTTTCTCGAATACACCACTACTGGAATTGTGTGACTTGGCTGCTGCTGCAGAggtattcttttttattaacttcTGGCTTAGGAAGTTCTTTCAACGGCTTACCACTGCATTTGAATTATGTACTTATATCTTTAGATTTCCAATCTTCAACAGGCTAACAGTGAGCACCCCTTTGCTAAGGCTATTGTGGAATATACGAAGAAACTCCATGAGCAGTATGGGATTCACACTAATCACATAGTAGAGTCCAGGGATTTTGAAGTGCACCCTGGTGCTGGAGTTAGCGCAAAGGTAGGAGATAGAACAGTGCTAGTTGGGAACAAGAGGCTTATGCTTGCTTTTCAAGTTCCGGTATCACCTGAGGTTCAGGCATATGTATCAGACACAGAACATTTAGCAAGGACTTGTGTGCTGGTTGCTGTTGATGGTGTACTCTGTGGAGCTTTTGCTGTGTCTGATCCTTTGAAGCCAGAGGCGGGGCGCGTTGTCTCATTTCTAAATTCCATGAGCATCTTAAGTATCATGGTAACTGGAGACAATCAGGCCACTGCCACTGCAATTGCAAATGAGGTTGGAATAAGTAGAGTGTATGCGGAGACTGACCCAGTGGGAAAAGCTGACAGAATTAAAGAGTTACAGGTAATGGACTAAACTCTAATGTTTGAACTTCAAATACTAAAAGGTATGTTGTTTCTTTGGCAATTTTTTTGCATGGGGTGCGTAAATTGTTTTTGTTCCACTTGGGTTAAAACCAAGTTATTTCAGTCTgacaaatcaatcaaaaaatCATATTCATTTAAAATGACATCTAAAAATTAATGGCTTGAAGTTGGACCAAGAGTAAGAGGCTAGGCCTTACGTCAAGCCTGGGAAATTTTAGATCAGGTATATGCCATATGTAATTCAGTTTCTGCATTGTGGCAGTTTCAGATACTTAAAAAGAAAGATCATATTAAAGATTCATCTTGAAAGTGTAGTAATTAATAACTCTTCAAGATTAACAAACAGTTTTCTTTCATGATTTTAAATGTTCAATAACTAATGCAGATGAAAGGATTGACTGTGGCAATGGTTGGAGATGGAATTAATGATTCACCAGCCTTAGCCGCTGCAGATGTTGGGATGGCGATTGGTGCCGGGACCAACATTGCCATTGAAGCAGCTGATGTGGTCTTAATGAAGAGCAACCTGGAAGATGTTGTCACAGCTATTGATCTATCAAAGAAGACACTGTCTAGGATTAGGCTCAACTATGTCTGGGCTTTGGGATATAATATTTTAGGCATGCCAGTTGCTGCTGGGGTTCTGTTCCCTTTCACTAGAATCCGGCTCCCGCCTTGGCTTGCCGGAGCATGCATGGCAGCGTCATCTCTCAGTGTGGTATGTTCCTCTCTCCTGCTTCAGTCTTACAAAAAACCATTGCAAGTTGAACATTCTGAGAAACCAGAAGACTCATCAAACAAGGTATGAGCCATCATCCTTGTTATTTCTTTTCCTACCAAAATGGATTGTGACCTAACTATTGCCATCCATTTCTGTGACATGTTTCAATAATAGATGAGCTAATCAGCTCATCTTTCTCTACATTGTTGCATTAACCACATGAACTCGTTTTCCCACCCATTTGTATGTGATTTGTTAGATGGTGCAGACTTAGTTAAACTTAAACAACTTGGATGACACTTGAATTTTattgatatatgtgacaagcaTAAGCATTGTATGTATACTCTATCGATATCCATTTTGTAGCATGCTTTTTTCTGGAATATAATCTTCACTCTCACAGATAGTAATTCTATGATTGGCACTCCTATTCTACACATAGGACAGTAGTCTTACAATACAAACAAAGGGAGGACATGGCTATGTCTCCCACTACATAactttatttgtatataatatCAAGAGGTGTGTTTGCTATGCttccaatttatttattaatcaccAAGTAGGAAGCATAAGCATGATATGACACTCAAGCGAGATTAGATTTAAGGACACTTTTTACGCCCACCATGAGTGGTCATGTTAGCATAGCAAGGGCACTGATCTGTGTTTCCAGAGGTGCCTGGTGGCACGCAGTTGCACCGTGCACAACACGTTCCACATGCTCGCATGCACAGGTTTTGCCTTGACGCCAGCCTGCACCTCCCACTGCATGCCACTCCACAGTCTGCATTCATTATACTCAATTTAACAAACTTTCATGTCAAggctctgtgtgtgtgtgtgtgtgacatGATATTTTGAACCGGGTTAGCTAGAGTTAGGACATGGGAGATAACAAACCTATGGTTGCCAAGAGAGATTTTCCTACTGCTCCTTGGCTCGCCTGAAAATACAGTCACAATTGCATGAGCATAAACAGAGGAACAAATAGACAGAGTTTATAATATGTAAAATGATTAATTGACCTCTTGATCCTCAAATGACTCATGGCTTGGTTCTATGAGATTGAGAACCAGCAAACCAAGAAGGATAGCAAGTAAAACTCTAGAGAAAACCATAATGTATTTATGTAATGATATGGTGAGCCAGAGATGTTGAGAATGGAGCAAGGGAAAGGCTTTGTATATAAAGGGTAGGGAAAGGAAGGTAAAGGGTAGAGATTTGAGTGACACCCACCAGCATTAATATAGTGGAGGATGCGTATTGACCAGTGGCAAGCACAGAATGAGAACATTCTAAACATAGTTCACTTTTTGGGAAAGATAAGAATGATAGCCAGCATTGGGGTAGCTGAAGGATCAAGGATGTGATGGTTTTTTTATCTAGCActcttaatttttatcaaattttattaaattttgttgtaaatACACTCATGACTCATCTGTGAGTGTTATTTaggtaaaaaattttaattaataattattaactaTTAAAAGTTTACAAATAAGATGTAAATTAGGTTAAGTACTAGAAGGCGCCTTAAAACTGCTAAACGTGTGATGGGCTAAGAAATGGATTGATTTGGCCCACTACAACTAATGAGTACTCTTGTCCAGCTGTCCACTTGACAGGGATTTGGTGTGTTCCAGCTGGTCATGCCTTTTTCTTTGCTTATCCATGAAATTACTAAACcgaattattttgaatttggcATTTTGTGATCTTTAATGCACATTATTATaatgtgaagaaacaaaccataaataaataaataaaatgaaaattagttTGAATAGTTTGATTAGGCTCTCACTAATACCTTCATATCAAATAAGTCATGTTCACTGGTGTATTCTTTGGTAGTGAGAGAGACTGAACTTCCCAAACAGTTCAATACTATGTTTTGGTGGTCCGATGatataattgattgattgattctaTGAATTGTTTTCCAGCCTAAGTTTCTACAATTAGATCAACTGATGGGACTGTTGTTCACTGTCCACAGccaccttttttttcctttttttttatagcttttTAAACCAATAAGAAGTTGACACATGTAGCATGCCAACCACTATTCATATTTACAGCTAATATgtacaaatcaaaatttattaagaaaaagacAATGGACCATCAACATTTTTTGTACTGTGTGTGAATGTGAATTGGTTGAAGTGGACTGATTTCTTCTTGCTTTGTTTGTGAATTTCACTACTTCCAAATTTGATTAGTGGTTGGATTTTTTAACAACGACTAATATTTGCAATAATCCATTCATCtttgtaataataatgatgatgataattttggcaattttaagttccaaacaaataaaattgtcaCACCTAAGACTAGGGTTGTTCATAGGTGGGTTCACTTCAGTTTCAGTGCAACTTTTAACCTAATTAAAGTAATCaagaaatatattttctaaaatgaaTGAAACATAGTTAATTTGTTGGAAAACTTGAATTGAATTAAATGGAAAATGATTAGGTTCACATCAGATTTTTATCTGTTTTTTGCTTTAGTATAAGACTTCTTTGTTTGTGCTTAAAGGAATAATAATCAAAGGGAGTTGAGAGTTGagtggtttttattttgttggacCAAAATATAACTTTAAATCAATCactaaaaattcaagtatttaaaaaaaatttaattatgagtATAAATTGTTtagttaaatattatataaggATACatatgatttgattattttaaactaattaaatacattttataaacggtggttttattcattttttagcAAGCTGAACCAAACCAAAACTCAAAAcaggtttaaaaataaaaaaaataaaaaatagttccGTTCAGTAGCtaatttacaataataataataaaaagactCATTTCTTCCTGCTAAAACTCATATGAAACCTTACTGCAAACACATAACAAACTCATTTCcttcataaaacaaaaatatcataataaattcCTCATAACAATTCATGCATGCAAGTAATAGTGTGAGACAGGTTGATGCTTTGATGTTCTGGAGAATGGATAGAATGAAcagaagaacaaaataaaattacataaatagaACTGCAGCAAAGCAAAATAGCTGCAATATTTAGCTTCAAGCACATGATTCAAATTTACAAACAAATATACGGCAACCTAAACTCTCAGACGAACATGAGATATCCAATTAGCATAAGCACGGAGACGAGAAAGCTTGATACAGCGGAACATCGCTGCCCGGCCGAAGGCTGGGTTGTTGGTGCCACTGCATTTTGCACAACGGTCGAATTTAATGGCATCAGTGAAGCCGGCGGTAGTGGCGGCTCTATCACGTCAGAGACATCCAGGACTTGCATTGGCGCGAGAGCCGGAGGCTGTGCTTGTGGGTCGATGAGTTGCAGCAGGCCGCCGACCTGAACAGGTCTCATGTAACCAGGAGCATCTTCATCACTGAGTTTTGCGCAAGTATTTTCTGCAAGCGCATTGTATTACAAGTGTTGTTTGTAACACAAGTCTAGATAAAATTAAGGTGGAAATTGGAAAGATCTACACTTACTTTTGTATGCGACCGCCGTCCCTGGATTATCAGTAATGATACCATCAACACCGGCTcctttaacaaaattattgatCTCGACAACAGGGTCTGAGAAAAAGTCCCATGCTTGCGATACAAACTCATTCCTGAGAAGATATACATGCACGGAGAGGCGAGCGGATTGTAATTTCTTAACCAGCTCGGTTTCCCCGGTGATGAACGCAAGGCTTTGAGGATATATAGATTGCTTTTGTACAGCCACAATGTCAGCAAAGTGTTTGATATCTGTTATAGAGGAATTATCTGCGTCACCTATGGATTCATCGACCTTGTAAACAAGCTTGCACTTTGTCTtttgcttcatcttcatcaaaaCAG is a genomic window containing:
- the LOC120279038 gene encoding snakin-2-like codes for the protein MVFSRVLLAILLGLLVLNLIEPSHESFEDQEASQGAVGKSLLATIDCGVACSGRCRLASRQNLCMRACGTCCARCNCVPPGTSGNTDQCPCYANMTTHGGRKKCP